One genomic region from Lysobacterales bacterium encodes:
- the ybeY gene encoding rRNA maturation RNase YbeY: MSRIDVSYGLPRAGLPAAGTLRAYVEAALAGRREDGELSVRIVDADEGRALNRDYRDKDYATNVLSFPAELPPGVPLPILGDLVLCAPVIAREAEEQGKPLKHHYAHMLVHGVLHLLGHDHMDEDEAEAMEAIERGVLAGLGIPDPYA, translated from the coding sequence ATGAGCCGCATCGACGTCAGCTACGGCTTGCCGCGCGCGGGGCTGCCGGCCGCAGGCACGCTGCGCGCCTATGTCGAAGCCGCGCTGGCGGGCCGCCGCGAGGACGGCGAGCTGTCGGTGCGCATCGTCGACGCTGACGAAGGCCGCGCGCTGAACCGCGACTACCGCGACAAGGACTACGCCACCAACGTGCTGAGCTTCCCGGCCGAACTGCCGCCGGGGGTGCCGCTGCCGATCCTCGGCGACCTCGTGCTGTGCGCGCCGGTCATCGCCCGTGAAGCGGAAGAACAGGGCAAGCCGCTCAAGCACCACTACGCGCACATGCTCGTGCACGGCGTGCTGCACCTGCTCGGCCATGACCACATGGACGAGGACGAGGCCGAGGCCATGGAGGCCATCGAGCGCGGAGTGCTTGCGGGCCTCGGCATTCCGGATCCCTACGCGTGA